The genomic interval ACGTAGCGGACCAgacacactacagcagtcagcCTCAGGACAATACTGCGTTCCACTCAGATGGCTTTCCTCTGCATGGTTCACCTGCTGGCTACCTGTGCGCCGGGCAGTTCGCGTTCTCTCAGCCCATGGAAACCGTCCTTTTTGTTCAGTCACCTTTCAGGTAAGTGAAAGGTGTGGGTTAAGAACGTGGCTAGAAACTTACATGTTGAGCTTGTAGCGCACACATTTACTCGCAcgcaccccccttccccccacacacactcacaacacaTTGCAATcattagacagacagactgactttTGGTATGAAGAAACAATTTGACAATACAAATCATGACTGGCACCAATTAATCAGCTGTCACAACCCCAGCAATCGTGCAAAAAACGTACAAACGTACAAAAGCGATTGTCCGCCCAAAAACAACTTCcctaatattttttttttttagcaaaatattagcgacgtcgttttttgggggtcaaTCACAGTCGTATCAcccagaatttggaaaaaaatcgtttttcagatatactaaattatgatgttgccaaaagctagaacaatatctctattttcatgtgcagtttacattttgtctctaGCATACATAGTTTTCTTGCAATAAGTGGTCAAAGTAGGTTGGTGGGAATTAAAAATCCCTTTAATCAAGGCCTCTGTTGAATGAAAGTATCGGTTCTGATGATgaatttgattccaaaaactgctCAGAACAGTCAGACACAGATGATGAATCAGACAGTAGCTCAAGTGAAGATAGTTTTGATTCTAATCTCTTGATGACCCCCCCATAAAGGACATAAACTGatagatgttgaactttttgctgttttatgtggtgaaagTTCGCGCGAAATCACAGGCAGCTGCACTGTCTGAATGAAaaacttttttaaatattcacctattccattgaaactttgcacatcaaATGTTTACTTGACTGGCTATTGTTTGTTCTAGAATGAAGCTGATAATCAGAaaaatagaattttttttattgtgtgatatatcataataatatagaattatagtattcttttgctaatgctactaaaagcaacatttccaacaaaacagaaagctttTAGAGCATACAGTAGgtaatgatgctttaaatatgagtgccaatttatttttcaattggaCACATAGTTTTTCCCCAAGAGAGCATtcaaaaatgctaaaattagcaTTTTTGCAGGTTTATTTTGCCCATTATTTTACGAATTAAATAATTTTGTCAGTTGTTCTACTTAATGTAGGTATTCAAACTTgatgttttctgaaaatataatgatgtttgaagaaaactaccaaacatcaagccaattcattgattgcaagtgactgaataaaaaaattacagttttggtccgacaatctgggtgacccttacgccttaagtctaacgcgcgcgcgtgtatttAATTCCTTCCcacttgtttcaacacattCTGAAAATATCACAAAGTACGAACAAAATATTAGCGAAGTCGATTTTGGGGGGTCAATTGCTGTCGTATAATGTCATCATATGTATAGTATAAAATCATTAAAGTCTGACCTAGCCATGAATTTGTATTTTCCCAATGAATGAGGATTTTGTGATCTTTTTGCTTATAATTATCGTTTCCTAGCTGCACTGGAAGCAGCGCCACAAGCCCTGTGCAAACACACAGTATGACGGAGGAACACCAGCCAGCCCTTTCCTCACAGGTAAGTCCAaaggattcttcttcttcttcgttcatgggctgaaactcccacgttcactcatgtttttgcatgagtgggtttttacgtgtatgaccgtttttaccccgccatacaggcagcatacgccgatttcgggggaagcatgctgggtattttcgtgtttctataacccaccgaactctgacatggattacaggatcttttcgcCGTGCGCACTCTGTCTTGAGCTTGCGTGTATACGCGAAGgcacttgcaggtctgcacataagttgacctgggagatcggaaaaatctccacttttaatcCACCAGGCACCCGGctgggatttgaactcatgacCTTCCGAtcaagaggccgacgtcttaccaccacgacACTGCACCCATCAGTCCAAAGGATTATTACGCCCATTGCAAAGAAAATACATACTGGCTGATCTggttggagggggaggggagggaggctATAAACACTAGAACTTTAAACCAAAGATGGAATAGTGTTGAGGTTCATAGGACAGGTCAGGTGGACCTAGATTCAAAATAGGTATATGTCCTAacgttggagggggggggggggggagggaggctTTAAACACTGCAACTTTAAACCGATGATGTAACAGTGTTGTTTCCAGCATATAGGACAGGTCGGGTGGACCTAGATTCAAAATGGGTATAGGTCCAAACGTGCTTGCTTTGTCCGTTTGGTAGGGAAATTGATGGACAGGGCTGAGGTGCTTGACAAAGtgaccacccaaacgggagccacccgcagtgttggattggttgaaactgagatgtgttgtgattccaacgaatcagaacccgcggtttgttctctcccgtttgggtggcacccactttcggtgcGTGCTCCTCAGTCCTGAAGACCTATATGTCCCAACTATCGGAAAGTCGACATGCCAGGGGTCACGCCAATGCGTCAAATAAAAAAGTATGCGTCATCGCCaagaccgaggcctgggaacaacactggaagggaggtaactatgCCTGGAAATGAACACAATGATTCGGAAAAAACGTGTGCCAATATCCGCGGAAATCAGTGCCTTTTGAAACTATATTTGATTACTGGCGTGACGATGATgctgataaagatgatgatgacgacgacgatgacattgatgacgacgacgatgaagaTGATAGATGTGGTGgcgttgatgatgataatgaagaTTGAAttatttttattcttcataTTCAGCAGGAGGAAGACGCTGCAGGGTGTTTGGACGAAGTGGCGGCGCAGCTTCTTCTCAATCTGGGAAGACCGGCATCTGATGTAGAACACCGCAGCGAAAActgaatttgttttcttctttgtttttctgcgtgtgtgtttggttatttCCATGTGCTAATGCATTCCCAAACCTTTCAATCGGAAGAATTTAACGCATTCCGAATACTTGTAATCGGAAGCGTTTGCGGATTCCAAAGACTTTTAATTGAAAACGGTTACGCAACCCAGAGACATGTAAATGAGAAGCTCATTTCGAAAACTCTTTTCATTTAGTTACTTGACAGAAACGGAAATTTGGCTTATGTTGCAATGctcaaaatcatgtacagaaatttctaacaaaacaacaccaccacctcaTCCACCTACAACaataacaccaccaccaccaacaacaacacctcctcatccaccaccaccaccaacagcaacaacagggAAAAAACCCCGTCTTTAGTTTCATAATAGTTTGTGTCTTTGCCTTGTGTTGATTTGTTCCCATCTCTCAAAATtctttgacatttttttttagacTGTTAGTAATGAAATTGGAATCATGTTGATGAAATAGATACAACATTGAAATGCCACAGAACACAGGAAcgtgtttatttttcttttgaataattctaaagttgtttttaaaaataaaatgtaacaCAGTTCCGTGCCTTTTATCTAATCAGAAATTATTTCTAGACATTTATACAGCATTCGTGTGCGGTGTAGTAAGCGATGGAAAGTTCATTGAATAAAGTTACAGTTTAAAGGTGCATTTGGGTTACTTCTGTTGAAAATAAACAATTATGTATGTGTGACtggcgcatgtgtgtgtgtgtgtgtgtgtgtgtgtgtgtgtgtgtgtgttggttcttgttttttaacgttCGTTCAACCTATTAGCTAAGCggaagctgtgtgtgtgtgtgtgtgacatataAATAAATTCACAGACGTCGGAGACAATTGTAGATACACGGACAGATAAAGGaattatatttgaattacaaaATAAAGGTATAGACATCACATGATCGCGGTTAGCTGTGGTATTAATCATTATCAGGTCATGTGGATCTATTTCATTAACATGTGCGTGTTACTGTGTAGGAGACGTTCCATGCGTGAAAAGCTCTGGGGCGGTATTTTTTCCAAGCTCTGGGCTAAGGAAGAAAGTTTCTGCTCAACAGTAGTTGTGTTAGGCAGAGTTCTTCAagacttttaaaaaaacaaacctttaagtTCTCAAATGCGTTGGGCATCACCACAGGTAAACAGCTAAATGATAGAATGAACAGAAAAGTGTTACAATCCAAAACTTTACTCGAAGCACATCTATTATGTAGGCAAAATAATatatcctgaaagtttcaaagcaatcaaCCGAGTCATGAGTTGAAAatagcgctttttgtcatgatacccctcaaAATTGACGCAAAAATTCCCGTGTTTGACCGCTCATGCGATCCCTGGaaaagaaatctttaatccgaaaggtgatccagaaAGTCAATTGCTGGCCTCAACTGGCATaacaagtttgaatgaaatttgtcgcaataattttttggcgaGGTTTAGTTATAATGCCAGCGCGCTACCCACCGAGCCACGTCCCCGCCCTGGGACTTCTCCCACACCGTGTCAACGTTTATTTTTTGTGACTTGTCACAATAACGACGTACGTAATTTACGACGTGTCTTTATCAGTCTAAACAGTTAGACATCTGTCTCCCTACAGGTTTATTATCTCTCATTTGAATTATTCAACAGAATTGTTGTTTTCACACAATACAAACTGTGTTGATATTGTCACTAAATGTATACATTGTTTTCGCATCCCACTGTTGGATTGCGCGTTATTAATATCTAGATATCATGTTTTTAAGCTTATCAAAATTGTAAAACGCCGAAGCCGTTGTAGCAATAATGacctcattctcattctgatCCATTTTGCCATTGCGGACGGCGAGAGATGAAAATCGATTCTTTCAAATAATTATGGGGTTATTTTGAATGGTCAAAGGCACATTCTTTCCCGTGCAAACGATTCAGCCATGGCCAGGCTTTGACATGAAATGAGACCATTCCAacacttggacacgtaccaaatATCCACAGCTTGGCTGTTTCCCTGGACAGTTTTAACTTCCGCTGGTGTCAATTTGTAAAATAAATTCACCCCCCAAATTCCGACTCTGCATTGGAAGCAGTCACTTTTGACAGAGTCTGTAGAGTACACAACTGTCTGTGTCCTTGGTTTTGGAATGTGGTGGTGTGTAAAACTCGGGGCAGATCTGCTATAGTAAGCCGAACTGATTTCACGGCAAGGGCTGTGAACGTAAAATAATGTACTTTCTGTTGTTTCTGTTAGTGGGAAGACGAATCAATCTCGAGAATCAATctcacacacaatcacgcacgcacgcatgcacgcacgcacacacacacattctttgaACTTGACTTCCTGTTTTTTCTATTTCAATGTTGCTGTTTAAACATGTCAGATTCTAAACATGATGCACTTTCAAACATGAGTATGTCGGTGTGcctgtatgagtgtgtgtgtgtgtgtgtgtggctttccATGAATGAGATAGATTAGCCAAATGATAGAAATATTGAGAAAGGTTAAAAGGTGCAGTGCTGGAGACTTGATTTTGATTTGGTACTGATCTCTAAGGCTGTAAGGTCTTACAGATCCGAACACAATCCGTGACAAAGACTCATCGCGCCATCACCTATTCTCACTGTGCCAGTTTGAAAGGCAGCacccagaagaaaaacaagttgcgtaaggcgaaaatacaacatgtagtcgaactcacagaatgaaactgaacgcactgcattttttccgcaaaaccgtatactcgtagcatcgtctgtccaccgctcgtggcaaaggcagtgaaattgacaatccagaaaagcgcggtagcggttgcgctgaggaggatagcacgcttttctgtatctgtattctttttaactttctgagcgtgtttttaatccaaacatatcatacatatatgtttttggaatcaggaacggacaaggaataagatgatattgctttaaatcgatttcggaaatttaattttaatcatattgttatattttttaattttcagagcttgtttttaatccgaatataacatatttatgtttttggaatcagtaaatgatgacaaataagatgaaattgtttttggatcgttttataaaaaatcattttaattacaattttcagatttttaatggccaaggTCATCAGTTAATTTTTaagtctccaagctgaaatgcaataccaaagtccggcctttgtcgaagattccttggccaaaatttcaattaatttaattaaaaaatgagggtgtgacagtaacgcctcaacttttacaaaaagtcggatatgacgtcatcaaagacatttatcgaaaaaattgaaaaaaacctctaaggatatcatgcccaggaactccaATGTAAAATGtcttaaagatcggtccagtagtttactctgaatcgctctacacacacacacacacacacacagacacacacacatacaccacaaccctcgtctcgatccccctctatgttaaaacatttagtcaaaacttgactaaatgtaaaaagaaacggcagaaattaattaaaaaatatgGAAGCTTACCTTCACGTTACTTTTTGACAGATGTATAGTTATGCGCTCGGTCGGCACATTTCTTGCCGATAGATGATCTCAGCGCTGACTTTTGAAAGTTTTTCGAGACCTTTAACGAACATTTTTTCGTGGTATCGGTTCGATCCTTTTCTTAGATAAGCGTATAGGTACATATATACGTTAgtacttttgttttgtcttcgAACTTTGGTCAACTGAAAGTCTTCTTCCTTTCTGCCTGAAAACGCCACATTCTTTTGGGTCGGTAGCGGTGTGATTTTGTCCATTGCTTCGCGGGATCTGTGGTACTGTCTTCGTCCGCCGCTGAAGTTGCCCGGTATATTTTTGCGCTAGCAACATGCCAGAGTGCTGTTTATGTCATAACCTTTGCCGGGCGCTGCTTCATCTATACCGGCTTCGGCCTACTTTTCCATAACGTTCCCGCGTGAATTTTGCAATTGTGCTTGCACTTTGCTTGATTGACAACTACAGTCTGAAATGAGTACCTACGGTATGCACGTTAgtggaaatttagtgcgtcccgggacccgctcttataggtttagtgcgtcccgggaccccctctatgaatttctagtacgtgatttcagcttatatagtgtgtataggacgcgcactttggggagccctgaatCATACTGTTGACACAATGCATTGCATGCATCTTGTTAAGATTGTTTAACAATAAACAAGATTAAGTGATTTATTATGCTAATGACAATGTGCCTTGGGGAGTGAATCACTTATAAAATGATACGCAGCGTGTTTCTGCTTGTTGTCAAAAGTAGCGTGTGGAAGAACTGGGAACAATGTGAGTACGTGTCTTTGTCACAAATAAAATGtgtgtttacttgtttgtttgtgtatctttgtgtgtgtgtgtgtgtgtgtgtgtgtgtgtgtgtgtgtgtgtgtgtgtgtgtgtctgtgtgtgtctgtgtgtttctgtgtttgtttgttggtatgTTTGTTCGTGGGATATGTTTgttaatttatttgtttgcttgtttgttttgttaatgtggttttaatttttatttctaCTTGATATTCATAGTTCATGAACATAAGAATGTTTACGCTTCCAAGTCTTTTGACAGGAAAACGCAGCGAGTACTTTTCTTTATTACTAGTGAACAGTTTGTTTCTCAGTGTGTTCGttcgtgtgtttgcttgtttaaaaaaaatgttttttggtttgtttatttgcttgtgttttgttgttgttggttacCTATTGTCGTGTCAATGTTTTATTTCTACTTGACATTCATCACACATGCGAGTGTTTTTGCTTCAGTAGTCTTCGGACACTTCAGAGAAATGAGAAGAACGATAGAATTACAAAATAatacaaatgtgaccctccaccacggaatgagtcgcatgtcacctttgcatgattttcatattttttacattttcttaaagaggtttttatgctctatccagtggtgaacatcgttttagaaaagagcgcaaacttttcgagttataagcctgtgactaaggtgaccgtcacactgttaccagacatcccccggacttatattaagcctagtgcagaaccgcgcgaggtgacatgcgactcattccgtggtggagggtcacaaatagacTTACAGAACCGAACACCTGCTTTATTCACAGTACGGTATGCATCGGTAACAAAATTTAATCGATAGTTATAAACTACAGCTACACATTTTAATTTTCAAATGGCTACTTTTAGAACAATTTTGTCCAGTGAGGATACACATTTCTTTATAATCCGGAATGACTGTCCACTTCTAGGAACAAACAATATTTGTTTCACCAAActtaaaacaaataaacaaacaaaaataattgaTTGTGCACAGTTTCAGCAATTGCAAGAACGCTTCCTAGAATTCGAATTTTACTTAAATCTTATTTATTCACACAATAATGCTTTACGATAGAACTTTTTCAATATCTGATTTCGTAGCTGAAATGTTTTTCATTAAAGTCCGAAAATGGCCCAAGTTACAAAGGAAGAAGCCTGGAGATCACTGTTACACGATGAAGAAAGTACTGAGGGACAAGCGCTACAGAATTACGGGGTCAAGGACACTACCGAAATCAGCAAAGGGTCAAGTTCAAAGGAATACTGTATCAAGGCCACAGAAGAAGGAATCACGAGGTCTTTGAAAGCGCAAGTAGAAAGACGGCGTAAGGTCTGGAGAAGCTTATGGATTTGCTTGTGCTGCGCGTGTAAGGTATGTTTCTCGTTCTGGGCAAACATAATCGGAATCCTTTGAAGGTACGATCCTTCACTTGGAAGCAATTAGGTTCACCACCTCAGATCTATTCTATACTTCATGTCAGCCACCGATTAAGATCTATTCAGACTTTACACAAAGTATAAAGATCCATTGACTTGAATACATGTGTAAAAacgacaacagacagacacacacacacacacacacacacacacacacacacacacacacacacacacacacacacatacacacaccatgccagggccggactaccgggggggttatgggggttgcgcaaccccccccccctagcctaaacatgtacctcacttatttaaaacattttttattcttgtttattttgtgccgtttcatgcaaggagcgaccattttcctatctcagaatatgacctacccatcagcttcagggggcttctccCCCTGACCCCCGCCAGGGGGatcatccccctggaccaccactggaaacatactcacacgcacacacactcacacacacacatacacactcacatactcacacacacacacacacacacacacacacactcacaccacacacacacacacacacacacacacactcacatactcacacacacacacacacacacacacacacacacacacacacaccaaaaggGATTGCAATGATGTGCCCCGCATTTCTTGGAATTACAACCCAGTCATCATGCAATAGTGTAAAGTAGAAGATGCAATTAATCAGGCTTTGCTTTGTCTAACAGGCAATGATGGGGTTCCTCTTTCTAGACCTGAAGTCAGTCAACATATTTGTTAACAGTACAACATGGTAATCAAACCTTTCTTTGTCCCAAAGTGATTGATCACAGCAGTAAAAGGCCGGTCTTCTTGAGCCGGCTGCAACTAATCACCAAACCAGTGAACAGCGCAATGCATTACTcgagttttgttttgtccaatATTCGCGGCAGCAACGATAGGCCCTGCCTCTGAGGACATACATCCACTCACCGGCATTAGTGAGAAAAGAAGTACAGTCAATCAAACTTTGTTTTGCCCAATAGGGATTGACGGCAGCAACTAAAGACCCCGCCTCTAAGGACTTACACCCACTCACAGGCATTATGGAGAAGCACAATGCAGTCAATCAAAATTTGCTTTGTCCAATAGGGATTGACGGCAGCAATGATAGGCCCCGCCTCTAAGGACTTACACCCACTAACAGGCATTATGGAGAAGCACAATGCAGTCAATCAAAATTTGCTTTGTCCGATAGGGATTGACGGCAGCAATGATAGGCCCCGCCTCTAAGGACTTACACCCACTAACAGGCATTATGGAGAAGCACAGTGCAGTCAATCAAAATTTGTTTTGTCCAATAGGGATTGACGGCAGCAACTATAGACCCCGCCTCTAAGGACCAATATCCACTCACAGGCATTATGGAGAAGCACAGTGCAGTCAATCAAACTTTGCTCTGTCCAATAGGGATTGACGGCAGCAATGATAGGCCCCGCCTTCTTGGACCTTCAGCTAATCACCAACACAAACGTGCAGCAGGCCTCCGCCCTCTTCACGGCATTTTCTGCTGGTAACATGGCTGGCTCGCTCCTGGTCGGGCTGGTAAGGCTAAACAATATATCTCTGTGTACTATTCATTGCCTCAGTAGGCTGACAGGATGGACTATATACTTTCCTTTTTATGCTTTGGGTTTTGAGTTGtctattttttctgtatttagaTTTAAACAAGTTATTATTgcaaactttttttcattttaaacAGCTTGCTATACAAGCTTTTTTTTGGTCttggttgtttgtttaaatACGTAAAGTTGCTTCGTTTTTAAGGCTCACGGTCTTTTAAGATCTATGACTTTGTAAGAATTCCGTGTCttgaacaaaaaagagaaaaccaaATATACATCAGTTTAAGTGTTTGCATTATCATCAACTGTTCTAATTGCCCAATGTTGATACTTTCTAGTTGTATGGCCTATTCAATCCTTCCTTGCTTATGATTGGTGGCATGCTGATGATGGCTGTAACGTCAGCCGTAACTCCGTTCTGCTCCCTCTTCGCTTTCATGGTGGTCGTCTGCTTCCTTACTGCTGTCTTTGGGACATCTTTTGGTGCAAGTAAGTTGGCTGGAGGTTTTGAAAATCGACCGAGGGCTTGGATTTTTAAAGATCACTCAtggtggattttttttctttttttacatttagtcaagtttagactaaatgttttaacatagagggggaatcgagacgatggtcgtggtgtatgtgtgtgtgtgtgtgtgtgtgtgtgtgtgtagagcgattcagacttaactactggaccgatctttatgaaatttgacatgagagttcctgggaatgatatccccggacttatttttcattttttcgatgacgtcatatccggctttttgtaaaagttgaggcggcactgtcacaccttcatttttcaatcaaattgattgaaattttggcaaagcaatcttcgacgaaggccggactttggtattgcatttcatcttggtggcttaaaaactaatgaatgagtttggtcattaaaaatcggaaacttgtaattaaaattatatttttattaaacgatcccaaaacaatttcatctgatttttcgtcattttctgattccaaaaagaagtcgcgtaaggcgaaattactacatttaatcaagctgtcgaactcacggaatgaaactgaacgcactgtattttttcaccaagacagtacagcttcgtcaatccccacgagaaggaaatcgctcacctcccacgtgcaaaacgcagtgaaattaacgtgCCAGAATAGAGCGGTAGCATATTGTGCAAAGCAGGAAagcgctttttacatttagtcaagttttgactaaatgttttaacatagagggtgaatcgagacgagggtcgtggtgtatgtgtgtgtgtgtgtgtctgtctgtctgtgcgtgtgtgtgtgtagagcgattcagaccaaactactggaccgatctttatgaaatttgacatgagagttcctgggaatgatatccccggatgtttttttcttttttccgataaatacttttgatgatgtcatatccggctttttgtaaaagttgaggcggcactgtcacaccctcatttttcatcaaattgattgaacattttgtaaagcaatcttcgacgaaggccggacttcagtattgcatttcagcttggtggcttaaaaattatttaatgactttggtcattaaaaatctgaaaattgtaataattttgttttttatataaaacgattccaatttacgttcatcttattctacatcatttcctgattccaaaaacatataaatatgttatatttggattaaaaacaagctctgaaaattaaaaatataaaaattatgatcaaaattaaatttccgaaatcgatttaaaaacaatttcatcttacttcttgtcggttcttgattccaaaaacatatagatatgatatgtttggattaaaaacacgctcaga from Littorina saxatilis isolate snail1 linkage group LG7, US_GU_Lsax_2.0, whole genome shotgun sequence carries:
- the LOC138970368 gene encoding uncharacterized protein, which translates into the protein MTNNLGAQCPAPTTGPTQIAEYPFSRLNAPSQIRGGHPPQVSRYHVPNFQVCDSFQALQWFGQTSATVDVADQTHYSSQPQDNTAFHSDGFPLHGSPAGYLCAGQFAFSQPMETVLFVQSPFSCTGSSATSPVQTHSMTEEHQPALSSQQEEDAAGCLDEVAAQLLLNLGRPASDVEHRSEN